A portion of the Vespula vulgaris chromosome 24, iyVesVulg1.1, whole genome shotgun sequence genome contains these proteins:
- the LOC127071948 gene encoding uncharacterized protein LOC127071948 isoform X2, with product MNSFDNYDRTNLSEVCSSVMNLNDENENNDHFLWNMDTPVNKKDSSIYNSYEPKRKRCSLGEKEDIDGTGWCGKPIKSWCQEETISWLMSAASSIGLPYRSIQQSLAVSGEQLAMMTRNDFLFHDPIYGDKLYCHLHSQRISNSLPPFEAIHSHSEDDLAQMSSSGVSDTESDNCMKITMKRPPGRPKMLKPKKNGTITKVKYFNPYLVEDWFISSALTQKDGKLTILTSDIDIITHIELILISRI from the exons ATGAATTCCTTCGATAATTATGACAGGACGAATCTGTCGGAG GTTTGTTCCTCGGTAATGAACTTAAACgatgaaaacgaaaataacgaTCACTTTTTATGGAATATGGATACTCCGgttaacaaaaaagatagCTCGATTTATAATTCATACGAACCTAAACGAAAAAGATGTTCCCTCG GTGAAAAGGAGGATATCGATGGAACTGGCTGGTGCGGAAAACCGATCAAAAGTTGGTGTCAAGAGGAAACGATAAGTTGGCTAATGTCAGCCGCATCTTCTATAGGACTACCATACAGGTCTATCCAGCAGAGTCTTGCGGTTTCTGGGGAACAACTTGCTATGATGACACGCAatgactttctttttcacgatcCGATCTACGGGGATAAGTTATATTGCCATCTTCATTCTCAACGTATTTCGAATTCAC tTCCACCATTCGAGGCTATACATTCGCATTCTGAGGACGATTTGGCTCAAATGTCGTCCAGCGGTGTCTCTG ATACAGAATCAGACAATTGTATGAAAATCACGATGAAACGACCACCGGGAAGGCCAAAAATGTTAAAGCCGAAGAAAAATG gtactattacaaaagtaaaatatttcaaccCGTACTTGGTCGAAGATTGGTTTATCAGTTCGGCCCTAACGCAAAAGGATGGCAAACTGACAATCCTAACTTCCGATATTGACATAATTACGCatatagaattaattttaatttctagaATATAA
- the LOC127071948 gene encoding ETS-related transcription factor Elf-5-like isoform X1, whose amino-acid sequence MNSFDNYDRTNLSEVCSSVMNLNDENENNDHFLWNMDTPVNKKDSSIYNSYEPKRKRCSLGEKEDIDGTGWCGKPIKSWCQEETISWLMSAASSIGLPYRSIQQSLAVSGEQLAMMTRNDFLFHDPIYGDKLYCHLHSQRISNSLPPFEAIHSHSEDDLAQMSSSGVSDTESDNCMKITMKRPPGRPKMLKPKKNVTGQGKLWEFIRDLLRNRETCPSLICWEDYSQAKFRFVKSDEVAKRWGSRKGNTKMTYEKLSRAMRYYYKSKIFQPVLGRRLVYQFGPNAKGWQTDNPNFRY is encoded by the exons ATGAATTCCTTCGATAATTATGACAGGACGAATCTGTCGGAG GTTTGTTCCTCGGTAATGAACTTAAACgatgaaaacgaaaataacgaTCACTTTTTATGGAATATGGATACTCCGgttaacaaaaaagatagCTCGATTTATAATTCATACGAACCTAAACGAAAAAGATGTTCCCTCG GTGAAAAGGAGGATATCGATGGAACTGGCTGGTGCGGAAAACCGATCAAAAGTTGGTGTCAAGAGGAAACGATAAGTTGGCTAATGTCAGCCGCATCTTCTATAGGACTACCATACAGGTCTATCCAGCAGAGTCTTGCGGTTTCTGGGGAACAACTTGCTATGATGACACGCAatgactttctttttcacgatcCGATCTACGGGGATAAGTTATATTGCCATCTTCATTCTCAACGTATTTCGAATTCAC tTCCACCATTCGAGGCTATACATTCGCATTCTGAGGACGATTTGGCTCAAATGTCGTCCAGCGGTGTCTCTG ATACAGAATCAGACAATTGTATGAAAATCACGATGAAACGACCACCGGGAAGGCCAAAAATGTTAAAGCCGAAGAAAAATG TCACGGGTCAAGGAAAACTTTGGGAATTTATTCGGGATTTATTACGCAATCGAGAAACCTGTCCTAGCTTAATTTGTTGGGAGGATTATTCGCAAGctaaatttcgtttcgttaagAGTGACGAAGTCGCGAAACGCTGGGGTTCCCGAAAAGGAAATACAAAAATGACCTATGAAAAGCTTAGCCGTGCCATGAG gtactattacaaaagtaaaatatttcaaccCGTACTTGGTCGAAGATTGGTTTATCAGTTCGGCCCTAACGCAAAAGGATGGCAAACTGACAATCCTAACTTCCGATATTGA